In Lonchura striata isolate bLonStr1 chromosome 14, bLonStr1.mat, whole genome shotgun sequence, one genomic interval encodes:
- the LOC110472677 gene encoding thymosin beta-15A homolog: MCDKPDLSEVEKFDKKKLKKTNTEEKNTLPSKETIEQEKECVKSS; the protein is encoded by the exons ATGTGCGACAAACCGGACCTCTCGGAGGTGGAGAAATTCGACAAGAAGAAGCTGAAGAAAACTAACACGGAGGAGAAGAACACGCTGCCCTCCAAGGAGA CTATTGAGCAGGAGAAGGAATGTGTGAAGTCCTCCTAG